In Asanoa sp. WMMD1127, one genomic interval encodes:
- a CDS encoding methyltransferase gives MTSASAWERLAPLTDLITPMAVRVAATLRLADLIAGGADRVEDLAERTGTDADALGRMLRHLTRHGVFTEPAPGRFALDDTAELLRDDHPAGMRKAFDLTEFGGQMDLAFTELLHTVRTGQPAWEKVFGAPYWDHLAANPALAASFDDSMASSTRPTAAAAYDWSAVRHVVDVGGGTGALVAEILRANPHVRATLVDLPETVARGRALLAERGLDDRCAFAGQSFFDPLPQGGDVYLLSAILHDWSDAQARAILGRCAEAAGPSGHVVIIESHGTAGDDPAMFAEMSLRMLVLAGGRERTVEDYAALAAEAGLTATATTTTPSGLAVIDCVARTR, from the coding sequence ATGACGTCGGCATCAGCCTGGGAGCGGTTGGCGCCGCTCACCGACCTGATCACCCCGATGGCCGTACGGGTGGCGGCCACGCTGCGGCTGGCGGACCTGATCGCCGGCGGGGCCGACCGCGTCGAGGACCTCGCGGAGCGGACCGGAACCGACGCGGACGCCCTGGGCCGGATGCTGCGTCACCTCACCCGGCACGGCGTCTTCACCGAGCCGGCGCCGGGCCGTTTCGCCCTCGACGACACGGCCGAGCTGCTCCGCGACGACCACCCGGCCGGCATGCGGAAGGCGTTCGACCTGACGGAGTTCGGCGGGCAGATGGATCTGGCCTTCACCGAGCTGCTGCACACGGTGCGCACCGGCCAGCCGGCGTGGGAGAAGGTCTTCGGGGCGCCGTACTGGGACCACCTCGCCGCGAACCCGGCCCTGGCCGCCTCCTTCGACGACTCGATGGCGTCGTCGACGCGTCCGACGGCGGCGGCCGCGTACGACTGGTCCGCGGTGCGCCACGTCGTCGACGTCGGCGGCGGCACCGGGGCGCTGGTGGCCGAGATCCTGCGGGCCAACCCCCACGTGCGCGCCACCTTGGTCGACCTGCCGGAGACCGTCGCCCGCGGCCGTGCGCTGCTGGCCGAGCGCGGCCTCGACGACCGCTGCGCGTTCGCAGGCCAGAGCTTCTTCGACCCGCTCCCACAGGGCGGCGACGTCTACCTCCTCAGCGCGATCCTCCACGACTGGTCCGACGCTCAGGCGAGGGCGATCTTGGGCCGCTGCGCCGAGGCCGCGGGACCGAGCGGCCACGTGGTCATCATCGAGTCACACGGGACGGCCGGCGACGATCCGGCCATGTTCGCCGAGATGAGCCTCCGCATGCTGGTCCTCGCCGGGGGTCGGGAACGCACGGTCGAGGACTACGCCGCGCTGGCGGCCGAGGCCGGCCTGACGGCGACGGCCACCACCACGACCCCGAGCGGCCTCGCCGTCATCGACTGCGTCGCCCGTACCCGCTGA
- a CDS encoding RidA family protein, with product MSERIESRLAELGLELPAPLKLPGGARLPFPWVRVHGDRAYVSGHGPLARDGSLAGPFGKVGADVTPEQAYASARLTALAMLASLRQELGSLDRVTAWLRVFGMVNTAPGFTDTPMVVNGFSDLVVELWGERAGSHARSAVGLAELPFGIPVEIEAEVAIST from the coding sequence GTGAGCGAACGGATCGAGAGTCGACTGGCCGAGCTGGGCCTGGAACTGCCGGCGCCGCTGAAGCTGCCCGGCGGCGCGCGGCTGCCGTTCCCGTGGGTGCGGGTGCACGGCGATCGGGCGTACGTGTCGGGGCACGGCCCGCTGGCCCGCGACGGTTCCCTGGCCGGGCCGTTCGGCAAGGTCGGCGCCGACGTGACACCGGAGCAGGCGTACGCGTCGGCCCGGCTGACCGCCCTCGCCATGCTGGCCAGCCTGCGGCAGGAGCTCGGCAGCCTCGACCGGGTCACCGCCTGGCTGCGCGTCTTCGGCATGGTCAACACGGCGCCCGGCTTCACCGACACGCCGATGGTGGTCAACGGCTTCTCGGATCTCGTGGTCGAGCTGTGGGGAGAGCGGGCCGGCAGCCACGCCCGGTCCGCGGTCGGCCTGGCCGAGCTGCCGTTCGGCATCCCGGTCGAGATCGAGGCCGAGGTGGCGATCTCGACATGA